The genomic interval AACCATCATCGCACCTTGTCCGTAGAGAAACACCCAAACCCAAAAGGCCCCAACTGGAATCCATAAAGTTTAAAAGCCAATCCAGTTTAGCTCCGACCCGTGCGCCGTGCATAGTAACGTCATTGGGCAGGAAACATCGAGACCTTGAATTTGAATCGGCCATCGTCACAGGGATTGGCAGCTTCCCTCAGCTGCGCAGGGGTTATTACGCGTCGATGTGCCGAGCGTCACGTGCCAAGGCTTGTCTGGGCCTTCCCGGTTCTTGGCGGGCCCCCAATCTTTCGAGATTGCTTATGTAACTCTTTCTTCACCTAGTGCGGGAAGGTACCTTAATTCCCCAAAGTTCGCGTTTTCTCTTCATATTTCCTGGTACCAAATCATCCATGGACATGGGACGAACTAATGCTGTCTCAGTATTCTCACCAAGGTACAGAAAATTAGCGATAGCTCGACGGTTGACAGGCGATGAGTTGGATGTCGTTGTGCGACATTCCCGCAGCAACAAGGCACAAtgtgtaaggtaccttatgtCATTGTCGAATCTGGTGACTGAACAGCTCATGACTGAGACAACTCCACGGGTATCGGCACCGTGGAAACACCCCACTTCGAAGCTCGCAGCCACTCAATTCACTCGAGGCCCAGGGCCAAGCGAGACGTCGGCCCAGAATCCTCACGCCTTGGTGGCCCCCAAAACAAGGTCTCGCGACTTGCAGGGACCCTGTTGAATAAACACCAAGCTCGCTGCTTGAGCCTGGGCCCTCGACAGACTGTTGGCAGCCTGTGACCTTTCCACCTTTCCCATTCATTCGTTGCCGGCTACCTGTACGGAGTAGTGAGTTACTTGTTGAATGCGACTGATGGACCTCGAAATCTTAGGTAAGCTGTTTAGGTAGGTAGCTTACTATCCAGGTATCGTGCCTACTCGCATTGCGCAGAAAAACAGAGCTATCTACCTCGTCTGcatctaccttacctacatGACGTAGATGATGTTGAGGTTATCGCGACGTATCACCTCCCCTACCGAAGTGCGCAGGTATGAAGAAGTGAAGCACGATTTACAAAAGGGCTGTGCATATTTTCGCTTCTCTGCTTCTTATGCGTAAGACTTGGTTATCGTGAGCTATTTAATCTATGGACACCTATCAATCATGCCGTAACATCTTCTGCCCGCCCCCGTGCCTCATTCGATGGCACCCATCTTATGCAAGAGCACCCCTTCTCCTACATCGAGATACCTCATACCATCAATATTGTTCGTCTTGTAGCATGCCTCATAGCTAATGTCATTATCTGGCTCGGATTGCCACTGTATTCGTATGTCTTGGTGAGACGTCCGCAACCTGAAAAGGCCGGCCTTCCAAGAACCCCCTTTATCCTTATCTACCCTGTAAGTCAGGATCCGCTCAAAAGCTTCATAAAGAAGGCCGACACATTGCTTCTCATTTTCGCTCTCTTGAGATTGAATATACGAGTAGAGAATGCCAGGCTGTAggttgccgccgccgccaagtCTGGCAAGGAGCCAATAGCTTCGGATAGCGAATACGACTATCCCAGCGCCTCGCTCCAGAATCATCGAGAGAGCACAAATTGACCTCTATGCGAATGCGAGGCTGACGATATTCAGTCCGAGGAATAAAAATGTGGACAGCGGTGGTGTGGCTGAGTTCCCGCGCAGACAGTCAACACCGCGGAAATGAGTTGACAATCAATTATAGTGTTGGCACACTATGCCAAGATACGGCACCTTCCTGACCACTACCCCCGCGACTCGTATGATCGATGCTATAGAGAATCTACTTAGATGGCTTAATAGCAATGTTCTCATACATGGTATATATAGGAAGAGAGATGAAGATTTCAGAGGGATCCTTTTCAAGTTCTCACCACAAGGACATCTCGATAGCCATTTCGCCATTACATTCGCATCGACAACTTCAACATGAGCAACAATAAGAAGTTCATTGCGGTTCTGCTAGCCAATTCACTGCAGCTTCACTCTGCATTGGGTCAATTTGTACGTTCCTGAAAGTCTCCTTGATATCGAAGCCATAGACAAAGTACCATCTTCTAACCGACGAAGGCTTCTCCGTCACCCCTAGAAGACACCGGCGTCGTTCTCGAAAGCCAGAACGTCTCTGCTCAGTCATTCATCGGACTTCCAGCTCAAGCACAGCCTCTACCAAAGAAGACTCGCTACAGCCCCGACGTAGTTGGCTTCCACCAGGACGGCGGCAACACCAGGACGAACGACTGGGATGGTCCCCTCGGCGTGTCTCCCAACGTCTCCAGCCGGTCTGTTGCCATATCAGCGCAGTACTGGCACAGCGACAACCGACTGACGGCGCGCTCCGTCTGCACGGATGCCGCAGAGCCGTACTTCTGCATCGCAGCCTTTGACCCGGATGCCATGAACATGCTAGGGTCTTGGGCCCCTGAAGGACAGACATTGCTCTCTCCGTACGCCACCGTCGCTGGAGATTCCGTCATCCTGCCCACAATGGAGAGGCACATCTTCGAAGTCGAGAGAGTCGACGATGCGAACGGTACCACATTCATCCCTCATCGGGACATCGATCTCACTACGACCCTGCCTCAGAACCACGGCGTCGTGAGCAGCTACGTCGACGAGGATCAGAACGTGTGGTTCACGTCCGTTGCGCTCGCGACAACCTCTACTGCAAGTGACTCCTCCATCCTCGGATACGTGACCCCAGACGGAACAATCCGGACTATCACTCTCGACGGCCAGAGAATCGAAAACTCAATCGCCGTCAGCGGGAAGACAGTCTACCTCAACACCGGTCCCCTCGCATCAGATACCAACAGGAGCAGCACCGGTCACATGTTCGCCTTCAGACCGAGCAAAAGCGACGGAAAAATCACCGCGCTGTGGAACGAGACATATGACGCCGGTACCGCTGCTAAGCCAGGCGGCTTCTCGCAGGGTTCGGGGTCAACCCCGTCCCTAGTCGGTGACAAGTACGTCGCCATCACGGATAACGCCGACGCGCAAGTGAAGCTCTTGATCTACCGCCAAGTCACTGCTTCAGCTGAAAGTCTCGCGGAAGGCGAGCTGCCACTGGTCTGCCAGGTCCCTTTATTCGGATCCGGCGCTAGCGCGAATGAGAATGCCATGGTCGGGTACTTTGACGGGTTGACGTACAGCGTCGTCGTGAATAACAACTACGGGGCCCCGGAACTGCAGGATCTAGGCGAAGGGGTGGATATCAACGGCGAGTTCAACGACTTTGCGTCCCTGGCACCTGGAATTACGCGGGTGGACATTACGCCTGAGGGTAAGTGTGAGGTCCGGTGGGCTTTGGAGGTCCGCTCGACGAGCGTTCTTAGTCTCTCGACTGCGAATGGTCTCGTGTACTCTTACACGCAGGACGAGGAACTTGCTGGCCAGGGATTGTATGTATGGTACTTCACCGCCATAGATTTCCGGACTGGCGAGATTGTCTGGCGGATTCGGGCCGGAGCTGGGGGTACGTATAACAACAATGTAGCCCCTACGCAGATGTCCCCCAATGGAGGGATCTACCAAGTTGTTGCGGGAGGTGTTACGTGGTTGAGGGATGATTAAGAGAGGGCTGCCTGCAAGCGAGAGACTCAAGGCAGAGAATTATTGTTCTGCAAAGAAGCAATCGAAGCGATATTCTCCTGGGCACCTTCTTACCCAGTAACCTTGGACAATACCGCGCGAGCCTTGTTTAGAAATGCAGATGTATATCATTCCCCGACACTTGGTTGAAAACGGAACCGCCGAAGGGAGAGACTGATGGCAATCCAGCTCCCGACAAATACCCAATGCGGCTGGGGTTTGATGGACATCAGCCAGAACCATGGAGCACCTACAATCACGGAAGATCCCAAGGGCCAGGAGAGACAGTGTAGTAGAGAAGCACACGTGCGACTTGGGGATGGAGCCAGTCGCTGGAGCCATGAAGGTCATTGAACTTATGGTATTGATAAGATACTTCGCTTGATACAAGACCGAAGAAGATGAAATGCTTAGCCAAAAAATAATCAAAACAGACTTTGCCGCCGCCCAAACCATCAACCCATGAAACCGTACCCCTTGCCTATCTGGAGGCTGCCGTCTTTACCATGTTGTGAACGCCATATCCCGGTGAATCCTTACACTCAAACAATCTAAGTCAACACAGGAGCCAATCCGAAAGACTGCAATGCTCCTACCGCTGCTGGCTCCTCTCCAATCGGTCTCGAGCAGCGTCCACGACGCTTCGGTCCAGCGCCGGCGTGCTTCGCTGCCCGCCCGACACGTCGTCCTCGGCGGTGCCGTCGTCAACCGCGACGAGTTCCCACCTCTTCATTCCGCCGTCCATGCCCGGCCATAGATCCGTGGGGATGAACTCGCCAATATCCTGGCGGAATCCTTCGCGCTCCCGTCGATCATTTTCGACGAGTTTGTCAACGCTATCCATCGCCTTCTTCCATATGTTTGTAATCTTGTCCTCTACCATGCGGCGCCGCTCGACCTCCAGGATCAGGTTATCATAAGCGCCCGCGTACTTTTCGTAAAAGTCTCGAAGGTCGTCCATTTCGCCAAGCTTGTTGTAGATGGTGTATGTCTCATCCTCCCACCGCTGGAGGAACTCGGCCTCGCTCGCAATGTAGCTGGCCATACGAGCGCCCATCTCTTCCAGCGCAGTGAACCCTTGCAGGGTGCCGAGGAACGCCAATTTGATCTGTCCTGTTTGTCCAGTCATGGCTGAAAATTCCTCTTCCATGGTCTGGAGTGTCTTGTTGATTTCCTGGATGACACTCTCGACCTCTGATGCGTCGCTAACCACAACATTCAGCATGTCCGCCCGGTCTTTCATCGTTATCGGTTCGAGGTCGGGCATTTGCGACTCTTGGTCAGCGATTACGCCAGACAACGATACGCCATCGCCGCCTTGTGACTGCGTCACCTCCGCCGCCCTACGACGAGCAAGAGCCGCGCCGCCCTCTGTCGTCCGCACCGCTGTGACGCACAAGTCAAAGTGTTTAGTCAATGACGTGAGCAGTTGGGCCATGTCATGTGAACTGTCTACGAGAGAACCGAGAAGCTCGGGTATCGGGTCGTATTGTGACGAGTCGGAGGGCATTCGAGGCAGGGgtgtcgtcgtcatcgttTTCTTTAGTGCTCGCAGGTCATCGTCGAAGCGAAGGAGATCGCCATCAAAGGATGTTTGGATAGCCTGCAGGTAATTCATTCCGTCAGTCGTCTAGACTATCATAGATAGTGTGGGAAATCCAGAGGCAGCAGGGTACGTTTACACACCTGCAGCTCGCCGAGGCTCTGCTTCAGAGCCTCGACCATGACGTGGACGCTCTTTTCGTCCACAAAGTCCATCAGATTGCGGCGCTCTTCGCCCGGCGGTCTGAAGACAGCTTCCACAGTTGTATTCTTGAGCATGGCCATAGTCTCCTGCAGCTTCTCGTTGGTTGCATCCATGGTCTTGACCAGGTGCTTGAAGTCGCGCTTGCCGGCATCGTAGGTTCTCTTGAGACCACGGCGAACCTTCATCAACAGCGCCAGCTGCTCAGAGATGGCGCGTCGCAGGAACTGGGTTTCGGCATACAGGATAACTGCCTCCTCATGGGCCTGGCGTGCATCGGTCGCGATATCGTTTGCTCGCAAGACGGCCGTCATGGACGAGAGCGAGCGTTTGGCGGCGAGCAGGTGTTCCACCAATGTCTCAACCGGCACATGGTCGGCAGCGGCGGAGGCTGACGTGGAGGGTGCATCACGGCGGTCTCTGGAATGTGAAAGGGACGTGGAGTCTCGGCCGGCCGAGGTGGACGAGGCTGGGCTTCGGCTAGACCTGTGGGACGGGGAATTGGCCATGTTGAATGGGGGAGAAAGAGAGGAAGTGCTTCACGACAAAAAGGTCAAGAGTTGGAGCGATtcatatttaagtagaaaggAATAGGATTAAGGTGATGATGGGAAGAGCAAAGCCAAGATGCGAAGCCAAGGTGAGCCAGGGGAGGATGAGGATGTAAAGAGGAACAAGGAAGCGATAGAGAGAAGGACGGGAAGACGGTTGGGATGGGACGGGACGGGATAGGACAGGACAGGATGGGATGGTGTAGGCGACGAGGATGATGTCGCGATAAGGTTGGAGCTTCGGTCAGGTGTGTTATCCTTATCGGACCTGGCTTATCTCATCCGCGCACCACCCCCGAGAGTGCCTGCCACCTGCACTGTGAGGACCTCtttggctgctgctgctgcgttGCTGTTGGCCGTTTGCGGTGCAGCCTTATGTCGCACAGGCCACCAGAGCGGAGACTCCCCCTGGAGCCACAGTCGAATGGCGGCGATGATTGGCTGTGACTCACTTTTATGGGTCTTTCTGCCTGGGAAGCTCCCAGTAGCTCCTTCTCCAACACTCTTCAGCGCCATTCCAGCAGGAGCGATCCAGATGATCTCACACCTCCCCAGGCGCTTGACCATCGCTGCGTCCGGAAAATATCTGGCAATCTGGAATATCCACTGCTCACCTTTGAATGTCACCAATGTCACCTTGCTCACCTTGACTTATCCATTCCCATGTTCACCTTGGAACCAAATCAACGTCACAGTGGTTCATCCTCCCACCACGGCTCAACGTTCTAGAACAGCTAGAAACGGGGCTGTCAAGGCTGGACCCTGCCGAAGCTACCGACTGAAACAACCTTTTCCACCAACATCCGATGAAACCAGACGCTCTCTGACACTTGTATCAACTCCAGTCCAACGTAAAGCCATCAAAGACGAAGACCGAAGCTGACGTCGCCAGCTCCGAGCTCTACGGAAATCTCGAAGCTCCCGTCATGCCGATCACTTTCTTGACTCTGGCAGCTGTGGAGAATGATCCAATGGCCTGCTTCAATCTTCGGCAGCTACCCGGCGTCGCTCCATGGCACACCATCCTTTGCGGACAAAGGCTCGAACCTAATGCGGCCTTGAGGTGCCGTCAATTTGAATTCCTGTCATCCGATGCAGCAAAGCAAAAGCTCCATCAAGAATTCTCGGCGAAACTGACGAAATTGACTCTCTTTCGACCAACGGCCACCAGCACGATGCTCACCTCATCGTCAGCACGATAATATCAGGCACAGACTTGAGGCGAGTGGTTCATCCAGCCACATGTGGCTCGGCCTCAGCACCTTCGGACTGCGCCATCCCCGGCCGGCCCCCTGGTTTGAGACAGGCACATCCCAGTGATGACTCGCCTTCCATGAGCCGTGGCCGGGCAACAATCTACTCCTGAACACACGTGTCGTAAATTTTCAGAAAAGACAACCTCACAGGCTCATGCGACATCGATCTGTATGCCGCGCGATCTGTCGGGCACTCGATGTTCTCCATGGCCCCGAAATCACCGACTCCGTCCATTTCGCACCTCATCTCGTCTTATCCGATCTTGTCCATCCTCGCGGAATATGTTTCAGCCTTGGACCTTCTTCACATAGCTCAGACGAACCGTAACCACCACGCCCACATCCTCGGTTCCCGTACAATATTCGAGAAGCTGAAAAGCCTCTGTCTCTGCGATGGCCGCGGCTTAGTGCAACGCCAAAACTTTAGCGGACGCTACTGTCCAAACTACTGGACTCTTCTCTGCGGCCTCCCTCCCATGGTTGTCGGGGACGAGGAAATCGAAGTCAAGCTGTACAACATCAAATGCGACGAGGCTGGAGCTCTGCCCTGCCGGAGATGTGGTATCAACGTCTGTGAGGAGTGCAGGTACTACGATCGGCTTCTGTGCGTGGAGGAAAGCTATGTCGAGCCGCGCTACAACTGGCGCCCTCTCAACATCATGTGTCTTTGCCGCGATTGTGACTTCCAGCTCGAAGGTGATAATCGGAAGCTACAACTCAGCGACACATGCGATTGCAACCTATGTCTAAGGTGGCTCTGTACCAAATGTGAAGACGCGCAGAGAAAAGAGACCACAGCGTATTACGACACGCGAACTCAGGAAGCGTCGGGCCAAAACAATGTGCTCAACCAACCAGAGGAATGGGGTCCCGATGAAGCCTCAGAGACCAAGCAACTCGAGATATATGGCAAATGGCGCAATGTGAGTTCCTGTCAATTGAGCCACGTGAGTAGTTGCTTTACGCCTGCTAATAGCTCTGCCGTCAGTTCTATTGCCCTTGCGGTGCCGGCGTTGCGCAAGAGACCGTCCCAAGATGCACTTGGTGCAAGCGCCGTGTCAAGACCCAGGACGAATGGTTAGATGAAAGAAATCAGCTTGCCCGACTTGATAAACCGGGGGGTTCGTTCTATGTATGTTCAATCTACGTTGGGAGGGTTGGAAGCAATCACTTACAGTCCTTGTAGAACCCGGATCACCCACCCTTCGTCATGGACACCAGCTATAACTATCCTACTCCCTACCCGAGGCTGGGGTACATTCGGCCTGGGGACGATGTCCCGTGATGATCTTCATCTTTTTTGCCGAGGTTGCTCTTCCGTTAGAGTACACTGCTCTAGACAATTATGTCCGACGTCGTGTGTGGCCGCCCTCCCGTCATCGGTGGTAATCCATGGCATAGTACCGACAGGCATGACCCGGGAGATATTACTCCAGAATTCATACACCACGCCACTCGGACGAACCAACAGGGGATCACAATCGTCTCCATCTGAAATAGGCCAGCAAGGACGAAGAGCCAATCGAACCGGCTCGCTTATACGTCTTGCTCGCACGCTCTTCGTGAGTCAGACGTTCTCACAACCGGTGTTTTCCCGATGGCTGCCACCCCACCGCGTTCATCGACGATGATGGAGGAGTAGTGTGAGAATTGATACTTACAAACCGACTTCGGACACGAGTTGACCAACTTCATTGCCGAAGAGCTTTCCGTCCCAGGACTCCAACCAGTCCAGAAGTGGAATTCGACCAGTCCCAATCTTACGACGTTCCCCGCATTCTCCCACATGCCGGCATCGCATCGCGCTGGAGATGCGGAGGTGACATGGGAATACTCTCCGGTATTGCTACCTATAATACCTGCCATCTAAAACAACCCCGGTCGTTCCATTCTCCATTCTCCATTCCCCACGATTTCCCCGCGCGCCGAAGAAAATACCGCCGAAGAGCCTCCAGGCTGCATGGAATATCTCCAGACGAACTACTCGTGGCCTGGCTTCGCATCCTTAGCTGGTTGAACCTGCGATGGGACTACCAAAACTAGGCAAACTAGCCACCAACGGCCATCCACACCGTTCTCCCCCGCACCGTTGAGAAATGGCACCAACAACGTGGACCGACATGGAGTTTTCCCCGACTTGGGGAGACATGGGGTTTCCTCACAGACTACCACCGTAAAAAGCTTGCCCAAGTGGCCGGCGTCGCATCGTTGATGAGATCATCATTGCGCCTTTGGACTCCTGGAAGACGGATTCCGAGTGGAGGTGGATCTGGCTGAGGCGAAAAGTTGAATGTGATCATGGGAACACCGTCGACTAGGGAGAAGGGCCGACGGCGTGCACAGTACTGCGCAGCGGTGCCGGGGACTAGATGTCGGCCGTCGACTCATCTCAGTCCGAGGAGAAGTTGGAAAGATGACGCGGGAAAAGGCACGACAAGAGGGGAAGTTCTTAAGTGGTTGGATTTCCTGCGTACGGGGACCATGGAGCAGAGAGTCTGCAAGCTCAAGCTGTGCTCTTCAATTGGGTCCTCAACATGGTCAACAACTTGATTTCGACGTTGGCGACGGCCCTTGCTGGCCTCACGCTCTGCGCTGCTCAAGATAGCTATACCAATGATACAGATCCTTACTATGGCCAAAGTCCAGCCGTCTACCCCACGCGTCAGTACTGATTTCTCTCTTAACCTGAGCATACCGTGACATGAACCTAACCAAGAACCAAATAGCCGTGGGAAATGGAACGACCAATGAGAAATGGGCCACAGCGTACCAGCGCGCAAAGTCCCTCGCCGCTCAGATGACCGTCGAGGAACTCGCAAACTTCACCCATGGCTGGGATGGCCTCTGCACCGGCAACACAGGCTCCGTTCCTCGTCTCGGCATCGAGCCCATCTGCCTCCAAGACGGCCCGGATGGCGTCCGCGCGCAGGAATTTGTCTCGGCGTTCCCCTCCGGCATCCACCTCGGTGCGACATGGGACAAGAACCTCTCGTATGCCTACGGCGAGGCCCTGGGCGCCGAGTTCCGCGGTAAGGGTATCAATGTCGGCCTTGGACCCGTCGGCGGACCCCTGGGTCGTATCGCGCGCGGCGGCAGAAACTGGGAGGGTCTGAGTAATGATCCGTACCTGTCATCTGTTGGCGTCGGTGGTATTACCAAGGGAATGCAGGATGCTGGAACCATTGCGTGCCCGAAGCACTGGATTCTCAACGAGCAGGAGTACCGCCGGAACCCGAGTGTTGAAGAAGGCGAGGCCGGATCTTCCAATGTTGATGATAGGACGTTGCATGAGCTTTATGTTTTCCCGTTCATGGATGCTTTGAAGGAGGGCGCTGCGTCGGTCATGTGTTCTTACAATCGCGCCAACAACTCGTATGGATGCCAAAACTCCAAGTTGCTCAATGGAGTCCTCAAGACGGAGCTCGGGTTTGAAGGGTTCGTTGTCAGCGACTGTAAGTTTCTCTTGCTTTCTGGTCTCCATGGCCGCTGCTTACAATTACCACAGGGGGCGCACAACACGCCGGCGTGGCAACCGCAAACGCAGGTCTCGACTTGGTCATGCCAAACGAAGCCTTCTGGGGCGCATCCCTCGTCGAGGCAGTCAACAACGGCAGTGTCACCCGTGAACGCGTCGAGGACATGACGACAAGAATCCTTGCGGCGTGGTACTACATCGGCCAGGACAGCGACGACTACCCAGCCGTCGGAGCCTACTCGAACCTCCAGAAGCACACGCCCGTCGATGTGCAGAACGGGCACAAGGCGATCATTCGTGAGATTGGCGCCGCCGGCACCGTGCTGGTGAAGAACGTCAATGGCACGTTGCCGTTCAAGAACCCCAAGTTCTTGACGGTGTACGGCTACGATGCTAGCTTGCCTCCCACGCCATGGGGCAGCACGAGTTATGGCCCGTCATGGGGTACTGTACTGGCGGATACCTTCAACGGGACGTTGCTTTCTGGTGGCGGCTCCGGGACGACGACGCCGCCATATGTCATTACTCCTTTCCAGGCCATCCAGGACCGTGTTATCGCGGACGGCGGAGTGGTTAAGTGGGATTTTTACTCTGAGAACCCGCAGCCCAACTACGTCAACTCGGAGGCATGTCTGGTCTTTATCAACGCGTGGGCCTCAGAGGGATACGACCGACCAAGCCTGACGGACGAGTTTAGCGATAACTTGGTCAACAACGTCGCGGCCAACTGCTCCAACACGATTGTCGTGTTGCACTCTGCCGGTAAGTCTTATGCTACTATCTAGCATAGCCACCGCTAACCGAAGTTCCTACAGGAACCCGCGTTGTCGAAGCCTGGGCAGACCATCCCAACGTGACAGCAATCCTCTTTG from Colletotrichum lupini chromosome 2, complete sequence carries:
- a CDS encoding kinase activator, producing the protein MANSPSHRSSRSPASSTSAGRDSTSLSHSRDRRDAPSTSASAAADHVPVETLVEHLLAAKRSLSSMTAVLRANDIATDARQAHEEAVILYAETQFLRRAISEQLALLMKVRRGLKRTYDAGKRDFKHLVKTMDATNEKLQETMAMLKNTTVEAVFRPPGEERRNLMDFVDEKSVHVMVEALKQSLGELQAIQTSFDGDLLRFDDDLRALKKTMTTTPLPRMPSDSSQYDPIPELLGSLVDSSHDMAQLLTSLTKHFDLCVTAVRTTEGGAALARRRAAEVTQSQGGDGVSLSGVIADQESQMPDLEPITMKDRADMLNVVVSDASEVESVIQEINKTLQTMEEEFSAMTGQTGQIKLAFLGTLQGFTALEEMGARMASYIASEAEFLQRWEDETYTIYNKLGEMDDLRDFYEKYAGAYDNLILEVERRRMVEDKITNIWKKAMDSVDKLVENDRREREGFRQDIGEFIPTDLWPGMDGGMKRWELVAVDDGTAEDDVSGGQRSTPALDRSVVDAARDRLERSQQR
- a CDS encoding glycosyl hydrolase family 3 N terminal domain-containing protein; protein product: MRSQGEPGEDEDDRTGWDGVGDEDDVAIRLELRSGVLSLSDLAYLIRAPPPRVPATCTVRTSLAAAAALLLAVCGAALCRTGHQSGDSPWSHSRMAAMIGCDSLLWVFLPGKLPVAPSPTLFSAIPAGAIQMISHLPRRLTIAASGKYLAIWNIHCSPLNVTNVTLLTLTYPFPCSPWNQINVTVVHPPTTAQRSRTARNGASNVKPSKTKTEADVASSELYGNLEAPVMPITFLTLAAVENDPMACFNLRQLPGVAPWHTILCGQRLEPNAALRILGETDEIDSLSTNGHQHDAHLIVSTIISGTDLRRVVHPATCGSASAPSDCAIPGRPPGLRQAHPSDDSPSMSRSCDIDLYAARSVGHSMFSMAPKSPTPSISHLISSYPILSILAEYVSALDLLHIAQTNRNHHAHILGSRTIFEKLKSLCLCDGRGLVQRQNFSGRYCPNYWTLLCGLPPMVVGDEEIEVKLYNIKCDEAGALPCRRCGINVCEECRYYDRLLCVEESYVEPRYNWRPLNIMCLCRDCDFQLEGDNRKLQLSDTCDCNLCLRWLCTKCEDAQRKETTAYYDTRTQEASGQNNVLNQPEEWGPDEASETKQLEIYGKWRNFYCPCGAGVAQETVPRCTWCKRRVKTQDEWLDERNQLARLDKPGGSFYNPDHPPFVMDTSYNYPTPYPRLGYIRPGDDVPQLCPTSCVAALPSSVVIHGIVPTGMTREILLQNSYTTPLGRTNRGSQSRSHNRCFPDGCHPTAFIDDDGGVVAFRPRTPTSPEVEFDQSQSYDVPRILPHAGIASRWRCGGDMGILSGIATYNTCHLKQPRSFHSPFSIPHDFPARRRKYRRRASRLHGISPDELLPPTAIHTVLPRTVEKWHQQRGPTWSFPRLGETWGFLTDYHRKKLAQVAGVASLMRSSLRLWTPGRRIPSGGRRADGVHSTAQRCRGLDVGRRLISVRGEVGKMTREKARQEGKFLSESLQAQAVLFNWVLNMVNNLISTLATALAGLTLCAAQDSYTNDTDPYYGQSPAVYPTPVGNGTTNEKWATAYQRAKSLAAQMTVEELANFTHGWDGLCTGNTGSVPRLGIEPICLQDGPDGVRAQEFVSAFPSGIHLGATWDKNLSYAYGEALGAEFRGKGINVGLGPVGGPLGRIARGGRNWEGLSNDPYLSSVGVGGITKGMQDAGTIACPKHWILNEQEYRRNPSVEEGEAGSSNVDDRTLHELYVFPFMDALKEGAASVMCSYNRANNSYGCQNSKLLNGVLKTELGFEGFVVSDWGAQHAGVATANAGLDLVMPNEAFWGASLVEAVNNGSVTRERVEDMTTRILAAWYYIGQDSDDYPAVGAYSNLQKHTPVDVQNGHKAIIREIGAAGTVLVKNVNGTLPFKNPKFLTVYGYDASLPPTPWGSTSYGPSWGTVLADTFNGTLLSGGGSGTTTPPYVITPFQAIQDRVIADGGVVKWDFYSENPQPNYVNSEACLVFINAWASEGYDRPSLTDEFSDNLVNNVAANCSNTIVVLHSAGTRVVEAWADHPNVTAILFAGLPGQESGNSLVDILYGDVNPSGRLPYTVARAESDYGNLLNSTVEAGPFPQDDFTEGLFIDYRAFDRDGISPRYEFGFGLSYTTFGYSSLSASPASGVSAGIPDPSVAIIQGGHPALWEDVVSVSVTVQNTGGVGGHEVAQLYVGIPVEGTPAKQLRGFERVYVEAGGSATVEFALTRRDLSFWDVSAQQWRLSEGEYGVWVGASSRDLRLEVVVMMMMIINSESRNRRSSPKRFIRSLHLRVQLDTTNRAIAHLSERFQNKMKETTPYVEKNQKWEGHKIIHGKCKKLTSVMHPPVIETGCWSLSNLSSSSLLKAANQRAVFRELPFPSLPAPTSERTPRRVCSSNQPNVVAKTSSLPESTAQPAAKKNALVLHDLGFGVLSLFTTPLHEPSPSLYLTSSLIRQPCRLEEAAQTEIRGWQVSANVRGRDNVAGTGEPVDLCPNSMGTTSTSKDCRSFEERFIAFAREQQDIRKLRCSDFSHPCRLLESVGVSGYSICCSTTNPKSQCGPNSIIARIDLRKMSRLASHRLKNYSYAISVMLSRPPAVISVLHEIPNHPSLDGAHSRPRSTKPAEQTTEYITARSRRRSRQIARALLYATMIVIAATSENPRGQNNNRKSFCVACEHSDDRDPKMICVAQHERSPEVTQHRQLLDPIFFFQMDQF